From Eleftheria terrae, the proteins below share one genomic window:
- a CDS encoding response regulator, which translates to MNHSSSDHPFREVTSDTPVSVLVVDDNRDSAESLALLLSMGGYVVRVAYDGREGLEAASELRPTVMLLDIGLPQLSGYEVARELGRRGDRPPLLIAMTAFCSETDRREALRAGFHHHLAKPVDMATLQQLLDSVARHPSTASESGDGELPHSGSSPLLTH; encoded by the coding sequence ATGAATCACTCCTCGTCCGACCATCCCTTCCGTGAAGTGACCTCCGACACGCCTGTGAGCGTGCTGGTGGTCGATGACAATCGCGACTCGGCTGAAAGCCTGGCCCTGCTGCTCAGCATGGGGGGTTATGTGGTCCGCGTCGCCTATGACGGCCGCGAAGGTCTGGAGGCGGCCAGTGAGCTGCGGCCCACCGTGATGTTGCTCGACATCGGCCTGCCGCAGCTCAGCGGCTACGAGGTGGCCCGCGAGCTCGGGCGCCGCGGCGATCGCCCGCCCTTGCTGATCGCGATGACGGCTTTCTGCTCCGAGACCGATCGTCGGGAGGCGCTGCGCGCGGGGTTCCATCATCACCTGGCCAAGCCGGTTGACATGGCGACCTTGCAGCAGCTGCTCGATTCAGTCGCTCGTCATCCGAGCACCGCGTCCGAAAGCGGTGACGGCGAGTTGCCGCATTCGGGCAGCTCGCCCTTGCTGACGCACTGA
- a CDS encoding DeoR/GlpR family DNA-binding transcription regulator has protein sequence MLTEQRKQHILAILKRDGQVVAKALGQELGLSEDTIRRDLRELARAGLLQRVHGGALPASPAVAPLARRQVLQVEEKQALGQAAAQLIQPGQVVFVDGGTTTLQMVRHLPAQLRATIVTHSPVIAAALGDHPEVEVVSIGGRLFKHSMVNVGAAAAEAISRIRADLYLMGVTGVHVEAGLSTGDLEEAYIKRALLGQAAETVALASSDKLGVASAYAIAPVTALSALLVTASAPETVLEPLRVAGLAVHTAA, from the coding sequence ATGCTGACCGAACAACGCAAACAACACATCCTGGCCATCCTCAAGCGCGACGGCCAGGTGGTGGCCAAGGCCCTGGGGCAGGAACTGGGGCTCTCCGAGGACACCATCCGCCGCGACCTGCGCGAGCTGGCGCGCGCCGGGCTGCTACAGCGGGTGCATGGCGGCGCGCTGCCAGCCTCGCCGGCGGTGGCCCCGCTGGCCCGGCGGCAGGTGTTGCAGGTGGAGGAGAAGCAGGCCCTCGGGCAGGCAGCGGCACAGCTGATCCAGCCTGGCCAGGTGGTGTTCGTCGACGGCGGCACGACCACGCTGCAGATGGTGCGGCACCTGCCGGCGCAGCTGCGCGCCACCATCGTCACGCACAGCCCGGTGATTGCCGCGGCCTTGGGAGACCATCCGGAGGTGGAGGTGGTGTCGATCGGCGGCCGCCTGTTCAAGCACTCCATGGTGAATGTCGGCGCCGCAGCGGCCGAAGCCATCTCGCGCATCCGGGCCGATCTGTACCTGATGGGCGTCACCGGCGTTCATGTCGAGGCCGGCTTGAGCACCGGCGACCTGGAAGAGGCCTACATCAAGCGTGCCTTGCTCGGCCAGGCGGCCGAGACGGTGGCCCTCGCCTCGAGTGACAAGCTGGGGGTCGCCTCGGCCTACGCCATTGCACCCGTCACCGCGCTCAGCGCCCTGCTGGTGACGGCCTCGGCGCCCGAAACGGTGCTGGAGCCCCTGCGTGTCGCCGGGCTGGCAGTGCACACCGCCGCCTGA
- a CDS encoding GDP-mannose pyrophosphatase translates to MSVADRVRIEEVTLLSDDWYVLKKTRFQWRRRDGRWQSMSRETYDRGNGAVILLHDAQRQTVVLTRQFRFPAFVNGHDGLMIEAAAGLLDQASAEERIRAEAEEETGYRVGSARKVFEAYMSPGSVTEKLHFFIAPYSCASRVGEGGGVESEGEDIEVLELPLAEALRMVETGDIVDGKTIMLLQYAALHLAGRPAAAGA, encoded by the coding sequence ATGAGCGTTGCCGACCGGGTCCGGATCGAGGAAGTGACCCTGCTGTCAGACGACTGGTATGTGCTGAAGAAAACCCGCTTTCAGTGGCGCCGGCGCGATGGGCGCTGGCAGTCCATGAGCCGCGAGACGTATGACCGCGGCAATGGCGCGGTGATCCTGCTGCACGATGCGCAGCGGCAGACGGTGGTGCTGACCCGCCAGTTCCGCTTCCCGGCTTTCGTGAACGGGCATGACGGCTTGATGATCGAAGCGGCCGCCGGGCTGCTTGACCAGGCCTCGGCGGAGGAACGCATCCGTGCCGAAGCCGAGGAGGAGACCGGCTATCGGGTCGGCTCTGCCCGCAAGGTCTTCGAGGCGTACATGAGCCCCGGGTCGGTGACCGAGAAGCTGCACTTCTTCATCGCGCCGTACAGCTGCGCCTCGCGGGTGGGCGAGGGGGGCGGGGTGGAGTCGGAGGGGGAAGACATCGAGGTCCTCGAGCTGCCCTTGGCCGAGGCACTGCGCATGGTGGAGACCGGAGACATCGTCGATGGCAAGACCATCATGCTGCTGCAGTATGCCGCGCTGCATCTGGCCGGCCGCCCGGCAGCAGCCGGCGCGTAG
- a CDS encoding lytic polysaccharide monooxygenase, whose translation MSRIRMPVSPVAHAVATMLTLAFAAHEAQAHGAPEYPVSRQYSCYKDRNQEACRAAVAAGGEQALYDWNGVRQGDANGNHQAVVPDGTLCAGGAELFKGFNLARKDWRATSWAPGADGRYEFRYHATAPHSTRYFRFYLTRQGWDPAAHPLRWSDLDLAHEVPGSQVTLTADKRYVMRLPLPARTGRHLLYMVWQRADSPEAFYACSDVSFGGDTGVPPPTPLQQLGEVSARRDLPVNAVVKLRVFGRDGSDLETHSLTITSGLTSAAKWLAQLARSTNGRSAHVRVGELQNGSVVVPEASTLQVYALNADSGVRFQLDTTLPTNPPPPPPPPPPAPPPPAPTPGPTPAPTPAPNPGGSAWKEGASYTAGQVVTHNGKSWRCLQAHTAWVGAGWAPGAPGTAGLWQAK comes from the coding sequence ATGAGCCGGATCAGGATGCCCGTCTCGCCGGTGGCACATGCCGTCGCGACGATGCTCACGCTGGCCTTTGCCGCCCACGAGGCGCAGGCGCACGGCGCACCGGAATACCCGGTGAGCCGCCAGTACTCCTGCTACAAGGACCGCAACCAGGAAGCCTGCCGCGCCGCGGTGGCGGCTGGCGGGGAGCAGGCCCTCTACGACTGGAATGGCGTGCGCCAGGGCGACGCCAACGGCAACCATCAAGCGGTGGTACCGGACGGCACGCTGTGCGCCGGCGGGGCCGAGCTCTTCAAGGGCTTCAACCTGGCGCGCAAGGACTGGCGGGCCACCTCGTGGGCACCGGGTGCCGACGGCCGCTACGAGTTCCGCTACCACGCCACCGCTCCGCACAGCACCCGCTATTTCCGCTTCTACCTGACGCGCCAGGGCTGGGACCCGGCCGCCCATCCGTTGCGCTGGAGCGACCTGGACCTGGCCCACGAAGTGCCCGGTTCGCAGGTGACCCTCACCGCCGACAAGCGGTATGTGATGCGGCTGCCGCTGCCCGCGCGTACCGGCCGGCACCTGCTCTATATGGTCTGGCAGCGCGCTGACAGCCCTGAAGCGTTCTACGCCTGCTCGGATGTCTCCTTCGGCGGTGACACCGGCGTGCCCCCACCGACGCCGCTGCAGCAGCTCGGCGAGGTGTCGGCGCGGCGCGACCTGCCGGTCAACGCCGTGGTCAAGCTGCGCGTGTTCGGCCGCGACGGCAGCGACCTGGAGACGCACAGCCTGACCATCACCTCCGGCCTGACCTCGGCTGCCAAATGGCTGGCCCAGCTGGCGCGCAGCACCAACGGCCGCTCGGCCCACGTGCGCGTCGGCGAGCTGCAGAACGGCTCGGTGGTGGTGCCGGAGGCGAGCACGCTGCAGGTCTACGCGCTGAATGCCGACAGCGGCGTGCGCTTCCAGCTCGACACGACCTTGCCGACCAATCCGCCTCCCCCGCCGCCGCCCCCGCCGCCGGCACCGCCGCCCCCGGCCCCCACGCCGGGGCCCACGCCAGCTCCCACGCCGGCACCCAACCCCGGCGGCAGCGCCTGGAAGGAAGGCGCCAGCTACACCGCCGGGCAGGTGGTGACGCACAACGGCAAGTCCTGGCGCTGCCTGCAGGCGCACACCGCCTGGGTGGGCGCAGGCTGGGCCCCCGGTGCGCCGGGAACGGCCGGCCTCTGGCAAGCCAAGTGA
- a CDS encoding UdgX family uracil-DNA binding protein (This protein belongs to the uracil DNA glycosylase superfamily, members of which act in excision repair of DNA. However, it belongs more specifically to UdgX branch, whose founding member was found to bind uracil in DNA (where it does not belong), without cleaving it, appears to promote DNA repair by a pathway involving RecA, rather than base excision.) has product MSWHDATLAHAADVQGWRDTARGLLARRVPPEAVAWRVAGDAGAGAPAGLFDAPQPAAQPPIPPASPAHQVPAAFITLAEHALLHSEPQRFALLYRLLWRLVQEPALRHDSLDPDRVAAEALARQVRRDMHKMKAFVRFTERPTAHGPRFVAWFEPEHHIVDAVAPFFMRRFTGMHWSIVTPRRSVRWDGRALAFGPGARRDEVVAEDAQEALWLTYYEHIFNPARLKLDAMQSEMPRKYWHNLPEARLIAPLAAQARQRTDTMLSQPASVPQRRRPALPALVDGRSARDAAAGCLDCPHARHATQTVWGEGPATASVMLVGEQPGDQEDLAGRPFVGPAGQLLDRALADAGLDRGTLYLTNAVKHFRFELRGKRRLHKSPGQRELQACSRWLEQEVAEVGARRLVALGASAAQSLLSERVAVSEYRGRWLERPDGRQVLVTWHPAALLRLPPEAQAPAYRQWVDDLAQIARVSQAH; this is encoded by the coding sequence ATGAGCTGGCACGACGCCACATTGGCGCATGCCGCCGACGTGCAGGGCTGGCGTGACACCGCCCGCGGCCTGCTGGCCCGGCGGGTGCCGCCCGAGGCGGTGGCATGGCGCGTGGCAGGCGACGCAGGTGCCGGCGCGCCGGCCGGGCTGTTCGACGCGCCGCAGCCGGCGGCGCAGCCGCCCATCCCGCCGGCCAGCCCGGCGCACCAGGTGCCGGCGGCCTTCATCACACTGGCCGAGCACGCCCTGCTGCACAGCGAACCGCAGCGCTTCGCCCTGCTCTACCGGCTGTTGTGGCGCCTGGTGCAGGAGCCGGCGCTGCGGCACGACAGCCTCGATCCCGACCGCGTGGCCGCCGAGGCGCTGGCCCGCCAGGTACGGCGCGACATGCACAAGATGAAGGCCTTTGTGCGCTTCACCGAGCGGCCCACCGCCCATGGCCCGCGTTTTGTCGCCTGGTTCGAGCCGGAGCACCACATCGTCGATGCCGTCGCGCCGTTTTTCATGCGCCGGTTCACCGGCATGCACTGGTCCATCGTCACCCCCCGGCGCAGCGTGCGCTGGGATGGGCGGGCACTGGCCTTCGGCCCCGGCGCGCGCCGCGATGAGGTCGTGGCAGAAGACGCTCAGGAGGCGCTGTGGCTGACCTACTACGAGCACATCTTCAACCCCGCCCGGCTCAAGCTCGACGCCATGCAAAGCGAAATGCCGCGCAAGTACTGGCACAACCTGCCTGAAGCCCGCCTGATCGCTCCCCTGGCGGCCCAGGCCCGGCAACGCACCGACACCATGCTGAGCCAGCCGGCCAGCGTGCCGCAACGCCGCCGCCCTGCGCTGCCCGCGCTGGTGGACGGCCGCTCGGCTCGGGATGCGGCGGCTGGCTGCCTCGACTGCCCGCATGCCCGCCACGCCACGCAGACGGTGTGGGGCGAAGGCCCGGCAACGGCATCGGTGATGCTGGTGGGCGAGCAGCCCGGCGACCAGGAAGACCTGGCCGGCCGGCCCTTCGTCGGCCCGGCCGGCCAACTGCTCGACCGCGCGCTGGCCGACGCCGGGCTGGACCGCGGCACGCTCTACCTCACCAACGCAGTCAAGCATTTCCGCTTCGAGCTGCGTGGCAAGCGCCGCCTGCACAAGTCGCCGGGCCAGCGGGAACTGCAGGCCTGCAGCCGGTGGCTGGAGCAGGAAGTGGCGGAGGTCGGTGCGCGCCGCCTGGTCGCGCTGGGTGCCAGCGCGGCGCAGTCCCTGCTAAGCGAGCGGGTTGCCGTCAGCGAATACCGCGGCCGCTGGCTGGAGCGGCCGGATGGCCGACAGGTCCTTGTCACCTGGCACCCGGCAGCACTGCTGCGCTTGCCGCCCGAGGCGCAAGCGCCGGCTTATCGGCAGTGGGTCGACGACCTGGCCCAAATAGCGCGCGTCAGCCAGGCGCACTGA
- a CDS encoding putative DNA modification/repair radical SAM protein, translated as MELKQKLAVLADAAKYDASCASSGAAPRNSLGSQGVGSTEGMGICHSYAPDGRCISLLKVLLTNFCLYDCLYCVNRVSSNVPRARFSVDEVVQLTLDFYRRNYIEGLFLSSGIIRSADYTMEQVTEVARVLREEHDFRGYIHLKTIPDASPELLARAGRYADRLSINLELPTVEGLQALAPEKDASGIRRSMARLRLLIDGARDESRPTAPRAAAGLPPKPSAAPPFARSQSTQIIVGADPADDRTILQTSGAMYASYGLRRVYYSAFSPIPDAARTLPLQAPPLEREHRLYQADWLMRFYGFEADEIAGAPGGMLDLDVDPKLAWALRHRERFPVDVNRAPRELLLRVPGLGVKAVERILASRRSRRLRTDDLARMRVPAAKVLPFVVLADHRPGRALEASSLAARLRPPPRQASLFDTAPP; from the coding sequence ATGGAGCTGAAACAAAAACTGGCGGTTCTCGCGGATGCCGCGAAATACGACGCCTCCTGCGCCTCCAGCGGCGCAGCCCCCCGCAATTCACTCGGTAGCCAGGGCGTTGGCTCCACCGAAGGGATGGGCATCTGCCACAGTTACGCACCGGACGGCCGCTGCATCTCGCTGCTGAAGGTCCTGCTGACCAACTTCTGCCTCTACGACTGCCTCTACTGCGTCAACCGCGTCAGCAGCAACGTGCCACGGGCGCGTTTCTCGGTGGACGAGGTGGTGCAGCTCACCCTCGACTTCTACCGACGCAACTACATCGAAGGGCTGTTCCTCAGCTCGGGCATCATCCGCAGCGCCGACTACACGATGGAGCAAGTGACCGAGGTCGCCCGCGTGCTGCGCGAGGAGCATGACTTCCGCGGCTACATCCATCTCAAGACCATTCCCGATGCCAGCCCGGAACTGCTCGCGCGCGCCGGCCGCTATGCCGATCGGCTCAGCATCAACCTGGAACTGCCCACCGTCGAAGGGCTGCAGGCCCTGGCACCCGAGAAGGACGCGAGCGGCATCCGCCGCTCGATGGCGCGGCTGCGCCTCCTGATCGACGGCGCACGCGACGAGTCGCGACCGACCGCGCCGCGTGCCGCCGCCGGCTTGCCACCCAAGCCCAGCGCAGCGCCGCCGTTCGCACGCAGCCAGAGCACCCAGATCATCGTCGGCGCCGACCCGGCCGACGACCGCACCATCCTGCAGACCAGCGGTGCCATGTACGCCTCCTATGGTCTGCGCCGGGTCTACTACTCGGCCTTCAGCCCCATACCGGACGCCGCACGCACGCTGCCCTTGCAGGCGCCGCCCCTGGAGCGCGAGCACCGGCTGTACCAGGCCGACTGGCTGATGCGCTTCTACGGCTTCGAGGCCGACGAGATCGCCGGCGCCCCCGGCGGCATGCTGGACCTGGATGTCGACCCCAAGCTGGCATGGGCGCTGCGCCACCGCGAACGCTTCCCGGTGGACGTGAACCGCGCACCGCGCGAGCTGCTGCTGCGGGTGCCGGGCCTGGGGGTCAAGGCGGTCGAGCGCATCCTTGCCTCGCGGCGCAGCCGGCGCCTGCGCACCGACGACCTGGCCCGGATGCGAGTGCCGGCCGCCAAGGTGCTGCCCTTTGTGGTGCTGGCCGACCACCGCCCCGGCCGGGCGCTGGAGGCCAGCTCCCTCGCTGCACGGCTGCGGCCTCCGCCGCGCCAGGCCAGCCTGTTCGACACCGCCCCGCCATGA
- a CDS encoding glycosyl hydrolase family 18 protein: MNALRMTAITVSLASMWAQVQAQGPQAADRSLDGMQLAQAAAAPAWKEGGTYTAGQQVSYNGRTYVALVTHTAWAGTNWNPADTPSLWQPASGAPAPTPTPTPAPTPTPTPSPTPTPTPAPTPTPAPGDQLTLPEAVKATQNKRVYVGYYPSWSDAWFDASGKSANEVFKASKFARIPGTYTHVMASFGDPNFSWAGLAANSWSGTGLNFTATPKDIKAAINVLHQRNIKVLLAVGGATYHNWDALAADGQRGSGPVIDALARFMVDLGFDGLDVDYEVDANVQRYANAIKAMRAAVDKAGGGRVLAAATWSTGADCTAATSAHPDCAGKVSFWGGSAGRERQLMMQYPDAAKSLDLVNIMTYDARYENYDGVTAYNEYRKLWPSKTIVSVGLETPPEGWAGGILVVNNGDAQCEGSRNLKNQYGVAINQPYSVERYTSAVLASHPNRNPRDGAMLWSILKSANGSCGGAAVASPGSIGLKLQSLFGLSKDPALQQPEWR; this comes from the coding sequence ATGAACGCTCTTCGGATGACTGCCATCACCGTCTCCCTCGCCAGCATGTGGGCGCAGGTGCAGGCCCAGGGACCACAAGCCGCCGATAGGTCCCTGGACGGCATGCAGCTGGCGCAGGCCGCCGCCGCTCCGGCCTGGAAGGAAGGCGGTACCTACACGGCCGGCCAGCAGGTGAGCTACAACGGCCGCACCTATGTCGCGCTGGTGACCCATACCGCCTGGGCAGGCACCAACTGGAATCCGGCCGACACCCCGTCGCTGTGGCAGCCGGCCTCCGGCGCACCGGCGCCGACCCCCACGCCGACCCCGGCCCCGACGCCCACGCCGACCCCTTCGCCGACGCCCACACCCACGCCGGCACCGACCCCGACCCCCGCTCCCGGTGACCAGCTGACGCTGCCCGAGGCGGTCAAGGCGACGCAGAACAAGCGCGTCTACGTCGGCTACTACCCGAGCTGGAGCGACGCCTGGTTCGACGCGAGCGGCAAGAGCGCCAATGAAGTGTTCAAGGCCAGCAAGTTCGCCCGCATCCCGGGCACCTACACCCACGTGATGGCGTCGTTCGGCGATCCCAACTTCTCGTGGGCGGGCCTGGCGGCCAACAGCTGGTCGGGCACCGGCCTGAACTTCACGGCCACGCCGAAGGACATCAAGGCAGCCATCAATGTGCTGCACCAGCGCAACATCAAGGTGCTGCTGGCGGTGGGCGGGGCGACCTACCACAACTGGGATGCGCTGGCAGCCGACGGCCAGCGCGGCAGCGGCCCGGTGATCGACGCGCTGGCGCGCTTCATGGTCGACCTGGGCTTCGACGGCCTGGACGTGGACTACGAGGTGGATGCCAACGTGCAGCGCTACGCCAATGCCATCAAGGCCATGCGCGCCGCGGTGGACAAGGCCGGCGGCGGCCGCGTGCTGGCGGCGGCCACCTGGTCGACCGGCGCCGACTGCACCGCCGCCACCAGCGCCCATCCGGACTGCGCCGGCAAGGTGTCCTTCTGGGGCGGCAGTGCCGGCCGCGAGCGCCAGCTGATGATGCAGTACCCGGACGCGGCCAAGAGCCTGGACCTGGTCAACATCATGACCTACGACGCCCGCTACGAGAACTACGACGGCGTGACGGCGTACAACGAGTACCGCAAGCTCTGGCCATCGAAGACCATCGTCTCGGTCGGCCTGGAGACGCCGCCCGAGGGCTGGGCCGGCGGCATCCTGGTGGTCAACAACGGCGATGCGCAGTGCGAGGGTTCGCGCAACCTCAAGAACCAGTACGGTGTGGCCATCAACCAGCCGTACTCGGTGGAGCGCTACACCAGCGCGGTGCTCGCGAGCCATCCCAACCGCAACCCGCGGGACGGCGCGATGCTGTGGTCCATCCTGAAGAGCGCCAACGGCAGCTGCGGCGGCGCCGCAGTGGCGAGCCCGGGCTCCATCGGCCTGAAGCTGCAGTCGCTGTTCGGCCTGTCCAAGGACCCGGCGCTGCAGCAGCCCGAGTGGCGCTGA
- a CDS encoding cellulase family glycosylhydrolase, protein MTSTFFSHPRLTLALVLASSWLAACGGGSRGSGAESGQAASPQAHAAEARQRYAGNGPTAAPAPAPEWAEGVAYEQGAIVSYQGQLYEALVAHTAWPGTGWNPADTPSLWRASGQGPAPTPSPTPAPTPSPTPAPTPAPTPAPTPAPEGTPVSRNGQLRVCGTQLCNSANQPVQLRGMSTHGLQWYGWGKCVTGASLDALARDWRADVVRISMYVQEGGYETDPEGYTRQVERIIDEATRRGLYAIVDWHMLDPGDPNYNLDRARTFFTRIAQKYGRQPNLLYEIANEPSETPWSRIRSYAHSLIPTIRNIDPEAPVIVGTPGWSSLGVSDGGGAQEIIDAPVQAGNVLYTFHFYAASHGQEYRDELTYAARHLPIFVTEFGTQSASGDGENDFASAQAYLDLLAERKISWVNWNYSDDFRSGAVWKEGSCASNNWSSSQLKPAGRWVRERIRQPH, encoded by the coding sequence ATGACGTCGACCTTCTTCAGCCATCCCCGTCTTACCCTGGCGCTGGTGCTGGCCAGCAGCTGGCTGGCCGCCTGCGGCGGCGGCAGCAGAGGCAGCGGCGCCGAGAGCGGCCAGGCCGCCAGCCCGCAAGCGCATGCGGCAGAGGCGCGCCAGCGCTATGCCGGCAACGGTCCCACGGCAGCGCCTGCGCCCGCGCCTGAATGGGCCGAGGGCGTGGCTTACGAGCAAGGAGCGATCGTCAGCTACCAGGGGCAGCTGTACGAGGCGCTGGTGGCCCACACCGCCTGGCCCGGCACCGGCTGGAACCCGGCGGACACGCCGTCGCTGTGGCGCGCCAGCGGGCAGGGGCCGGCGCCGACCCCGTCACCCACTCCGGCGCCCACTCCGTCGCCGACGCCCGCGCCGACCCCGGCTCCTACCCCGGCTCCCACCCCCGCTCCCGAAGGCACCCCCGTCTCGCGCAACGGCCAGCTCCGGGTGTGCGGCACGCAGCTGTGCAACAGCGCGAACCAGCCGGTGCAGCTGCGCGGCATGAGCACCCACGGGCTGCAGTGGTATGGCTGGGGCAAGTGCGTCACGGGTGCGTCGCTCGACGCGCTGGCACGCGACTGGCGGGCCGACGTGGTACGCATCTCGATGTACGTCCAGGAAGGCGGCTACGAGACCGACCCCGAGGGCTACACCCGCCAGGTGGAGCGCATCATCGACGAGGCGACCCGGCGGGGCCTCTATGCCATCGTCGACTGGCACATGCTGGACCCGGGCGACCCCAACTACAACCTGGACCGGGCGCGCACCTTCTTCACCCGCATCGCACAGAAATATGGTCGCCAGCCCAACCTGCTGTACGAGATCGCCAATGAGCCGAGCGAGACGCCGTGGAGCCGCATCCGCAGTTATGCGCACAGCCTGATCCCGACCATCCGCAACATCGACCCGGAGGCGCCGGTGATCGTCGGCACGCCCGGCTGGTCCTCGCTGGGTGTCTCGGACGGCGGCGGTGCGCAGGAAATCATCGATGCGCCGGTGCAGGCCGGCAACGTGCTCTACACCTTCCACTTCTACGCCGCATCGCATGGCCAGGAGTACCGCGACGAGCTGACCTACGCGGCGCGTCACCTGCCGATCTTCGTGACCGAGTTCGGCACCCAGAGCGCCAGCGGCGATGGCGAGAACGACTTCGCCAGCGCGCAGGCCTACCTCGACCTGCTGGCAGAACGCAAGATCAGCTGGGTCAACTGGAATTACTCGGACGACTTCCGCTCCGGGGCCGTATGGAAAGAGGGCAGCTGCGCAAGCAACAACTGGAGCAGCAGCCAGCTCAAGCCCGCCGGCCGCTGGGTGCGCGAGCGCATCCGCCAGCCGCATTGA
- a CDS encoding RICIN domain-containing protein, giving the protein MNIPFNPAGRQRAGLTLALVAGAALTACGGGDSGNNGERAAAADTAARAAAQAAGTLAPGRYVLANARSGKCMDVAGAGSADGVNIQQANCNGSAAQSFDLAEVAPGEYKLLNAGSGKAVDVANGSTADGANIQQWSDNGSAAQRFRIEPRDAGQQVLVNVGSGLCVDVAAGSLDDGANIQQAHCNGSGAQLFRLSPAATAAPGAPVPGRYRVKSVHSGLCLAIEGASTADGGRAIQAGCDDGAAQRFEVRDNGDGSWRFVNLNSGRSLDIAGVSTANGALLHQWQATDGANQRFVLSPSGSGAWAIQARHSNKCLDVKDWSTASGGLIQQWDCAGTANQQWALEPATGTPPPTPGWQLVWRDEFDGNALDGAKWGFEVNGGGGGNNELQYYTDRPQNAYVGNGVLTLQALKERYCSTDGCRDYTSARLRTLGKGDWLFGRMEVRARLPRGQGLWPAIWMLPTDWVYGGWAASGEIDIMEAVNTDAAGGNTIYGSIHYGAPWPGNQHKTVGYTPPGSVSGGFHTYAVEWEPRQIRWYVDGVHYATQTEWWSSGGAYPAPFDRRFHLILNVAVGGNWPGAPNGATTFPQKMEVDFVRVYQKAGS; this is encoded by the coding sequence ATGAACATCCCCTTCAACCCGGCTGGCCGGCAGCGCGCCGGCCTCACGCTGGCACTGGTGGCCGGTGCGGCGCTGACCGCCTGTGGCGGCGGCGACAGCGGCAACAACGGCGAGCGGGCCGCAGCGGCGGACACCGCTGCCCGGGCCGCCGCCCAGGCGGCTGGCACGCTGGCGCCTGGCCGCTATGTACTGGCCAACGCCCGCAGCGGCAAGTGCATGGACGTGGCGGGCGCCGGCTCCGCCGACGGCGTCAACATCCAGCAGGCCAACTGCAATGGCAGCGCGGCCCAGTCCTTCGACCTGGCCGAAGTGGCGCCCGGCGAATACAAGCTGCTGAATGCCGGCAGCGGCAAGGCGGTCGACGTGGCCAACGGCTCCACCGCCGACGGTGCCAACATCCAGCAGTGGAGCGACAACGGCAGCGCTGCCCAGCGCTTTCGCATCGAGCCGCGCGACGCCGGCCAGCAGGTGCTCGTCAATGTCGGCAGTGGCTTGTGCGTCGACGTGGCAGCCGGCTCGCTGGATGACGGGGCCAACATCCAGCAGGCGCACTGCAACGGCAGCGGCGCTCAGCTGTTTCGCCTGTCGCCGGCCGCCACCGCCGCGCCCGGCGCACCGGTGCCGGGGCGCTACCGGGTGAAGTCGGTGCATTCGGGGCTGTGCCTGGCGATCGAAGGTGCCAGCACGGCCGACGGCGGGCGCGCCATCCAGGCCGGTTGCGACGATGGCGCTGCCCAGCGCTTCGAGGTGCGTGACAACGGCGACGGCAGCTGGCGCTTCGTCAACCTGAACAGCGGCCGCTCGCTGGACATCGCCGGGGTGTCCACCGCCAACGGCGCGTTGCTGCACCAGTGGCAGGCCACCGATGGGGCCAACCAGCGCTTCGTGCTCAGCCCGTCCGGCTCCGGGGCCTGGGCCATCCAGGCCCGCCACAGCAACAAATGCCTGGACGTGAAGGACTGGAGCACCGCGTCCGGCGGCCTGATCCAGCAATGGGACTGCGCCGGCACCGCGAACCAGCAATGGGCGCTGGAGCCCGCCACCGGCACGCCGCCGCCAACGCCCGGCTGGCAACTGGTGTGGCGCGATGAGTTTGACGGCAATGCGCTCGACGGGGCCAAGTGGGGCTTCGAAGTCAATGGCGGAGGCGGCGGCAACAACGAGCTGCAGTACTACACCGACCGGCCGCAGAACGCCTATGTCGGCAACGGCGTGCTGACGCTGCAGGCCCTGAAGGAGCGCTACTGCAGCACCGACGGCTGCCGCGACTACACCTCGGCGCGGCTGCGCACGCTGGGCAAGGGCGATTGGCTGTTCGGCCGCATGGAAGTGCGGGCCCGGCTGCCGCGCGGCCAGGGCCTGTGGCCGGCGATCTGGATGCTGCCGACCGACTGGGTCTACGGTGGCTGGGCCGCCAGCGGCGAGATCGACATCATGGAAGCCGTCAATACCGATGCCGCCGGTGGCAACACCATCTACGGCTCCATCCACTATGGCGCGCCCTGGCCGGGCAACCAGCACAAGACGGTGGGCTACACCCCACCCGGCAGCGTCTCGGGCGGCTTCCACACCTACGCGGTGGAGTGGGAGCCGCGGCAGATCCGCTGGTATGTGGACGGCGTGCACTACGCGACCCAGACGGAATGGTGGTCCAGCGGCGGTGCCTACCCGGCGCCGTTCGACCGGCGCTTCCACCTCATCCTCAATGTGGCGGTGGGGGGCAACTGGCCCGGGGCGCCGAACGGCGCCACCACCTTCCCGCAGAAGATGGAGGTGGACTTCGTGCGGGTCTACCAGAAGGCGGGGAGCTGA